In the Treponema maltophilum ATCC 51939 genome, GCGTTCCCGCATTGTACATCGCAAGGGCCGAAATTTCGTTTCCGCCGGTATCGAGGCAATAGCGCAAAAACGCCAAGCCTTGTTTGGCGCTTATGTACGGATTAAAAAAGTCCTCTTCGGAAAAGCCGGGAAAAGCCTGACTGTTCAATTGAAACAAGCCGCGGTCAACGGACGCGTTCTTATTCCCGTTGACGGCTTGCACCTTGTAGCGGCTTTCGTTAAACGCGAGCGAAAAAGCCAAAGACAGCGGAATATCATATAAATCGGCGTACTCGAGAATAGCCAGCGTTACGTCGCGGTCGCCGGTAATTTCCTCATAAAAGGAAACGACGGCATTGCGCGAAATAAGCTTGCGGTACATTTCAAGTCCGGAATCCGTTTGGGCTCCTTTCGTACTTATTTCCTGATGGAAGGCCGACTGATTCAGCGCGTATTCAAGCGGCTTTCCGGGAACTGCGGCTTGGTTTTGAGCGCCGCTTTCAAGCCAGTCCTGTTCGGTACGGATGTCCGCATCGGCTTTACCGACTACGATTGTCTGCGGAATAAAAAAACCGACGCACAGCGCGGCTGCAAAAAAGAGCAAAATAAAAATCATCGGTCCGGCAAAGATTCCCGCCGCATTGCCGCCATTCATTTTAGTCAAATGCATAATAAAGCTCCATTTTTTATATGCAGTTAATATACAAAAAAATGCACGTTTTGGCAATGCAAAACGGAGAAATTTGTTGCGGTTTATATCGTTTTTATACTGTTTTCCGCATTTGTTATAAGCCGGACGCTGATAATGCCTTCGATTGTCGATATTTTTTCGGCAACTTCCGCAGCGGGAATTCCTTCTATATCGATAATATTATACGCAAGTTCGGCGCGGTTTTGATTTATCATCGCAAAAATATTGTGGTGCGCTTCGGCCAATACGGTCGTGATTTGCCCTACCATGTTCGGAATGTTTTTGTTCGCGATGCAAAGTCTGGTGCCGCCGGCGGGAATGTCGCCTTCGATTTTGCATTTGGGAAAATTGACCGAATTTTCAACGGTACCTTTTTCCATAAAATCGCGCAATTCGGTAACGGCCATAACGGCGCAGTTTTCTTCGGCTTCGGGAGTGGATGCCCCCAAGTGCGGAAGACAAATAATATTTTCGACGCCCAAAAGTTCTTCGTCGGGAAAATCGGTTACAAAGCAGGCAACGCGGCCGTCTTTTACGGCGGCGCACATATCGGCGTTTACCACCAAGCCGCCGCGCGCAAAATTCAATATGCGTACGCCCCGCTTTACGATTTTTAAACGCTCGGCATTTATCAACCCTTTTGTGTCGGCCGTTTGCGGAATATGCAAACTGATATAGTCGCAGCGGCTCAATAAGCTGTCGAGGTTTTCCGCTTTTTTGACGTCTTTATTCAGCGACCACGCCGAATCGACCGAAATAAACGGATCGTAGCCGATAACGCGCATACCCAAATCCACGGCGGCGTTTGCAACCATTACACCGATCGCACCCAAGCCGATTACGCCCAGCCGCTTGCCCCGCAGTTCGGGGCCGATAAACTGCGCTTTGCCCTTTTCGGCCGCACCGGGAATGTCGGCGCCGCCGCGCAGGTTTTCGGTCCAGCGGTTCGCCGCGATAACGGGCCGGCTCGAAAACAGCAGGGCCGCGACGGTCAGTTCTTTTACCGCGTTTGCGTTTGCACCCGGCGTATTGAAAACCGCAACACCCCGCTCCGTTAAAGCGGCAACGGGAATGTTGTTCGTTCCCGCGCCGGCGCGCGCAACGGCTTTTACGCTCGGCGGAATATTCATCGTATGCATATCGGCCGAACGCACGATAAGAGCGTCGGGATTCGGAATTTCCGATGCCGCTTCATACAAATCGCGCGGAAACAGTTCAAGCCCCTTGGGCGATATTTTGTTTAAGGTTTGTATTTTGTACATAGTCAAAGATTCTCCTTTCCGAACCGTTCCATAAACGCGATGAGCGCTTTTA is a window encoding:
- a CDS encoding phosphoglycerate dehydrogenase; amino-acid sequence: MYKIQTLNKISPKGLELFPRDLYEAASEIPNPDALIVRSADMHTMNIPPSVKAVARAGAGTNNIPVAALTERGVAVFNTPGANANAVKELTVAALLFSSRPVIAANRWTENLRGGADIPGAAEKGKAQFIGPELRGKRLGVIGLGAIGVMVANAAVDLGMRVIGYDPFISVDSAWSLNKDVKKAENLDSLLSRCDYISLHIPQTADTKGLINAERLKIVKRGVRILNFARGGLVVNADMCAAVKDGRVACFVTDFPDEELLGVENIICLPHLGASTPEAEENCAVMAVTELRDFMEKGTVENSVNFPKCKIEGDIPAGGTRLCIANKNIPNMVGQITTVLAEAHHNIFAMINQNRAELAYNIIDIEGIPAAEVAEKISTIEGIISVRLITNAENSIKTI
- a CDS encoding transglycosylase SLT domain-containing protein codes for the protein MHLTKMNGGNAAGIFAGPMIFILLFFAAALCVGFFIPQTIVVGKADADIRTEQDWLESGAQNQAAVPGKPLEYALNQSAFHQEISTKGAQTDSGLEMYRKLISRNAVVSFYEEITGDRDVTLAILEYADLYDIPLSLAFSLAFNESRYKVQAVNGNKNASVDRGLFQLNSQAFPGFSEEDFFNPYISAKQGLAFLRYCLDTGGNEISALAMYNAGTHRVRSNGTPQMTLNHISNIITYKRGLEDMFDVKVASVFRSGKDANALAYAGKR